From the genome of Vicia villosa cultivar HV-30 ecotype Madison, WI linkage group LG2, Vvil1.0, whole genome shotgun sequence, one region includes:
- the LOC131650819 gene encoding serine/threonine protein phosphatase 2A 55 kDa regulatory subunit B beta isoform-like → MELYSYNFVSTMDIISAIEFDKSGDHLATGDRGGRVVLFERTDSKDHGSRKDLESTDYSNSRHPEFRYKTEFQSHEPEFYYLKSLEIEEKINKIKWCQTANGSVFLLSTNDKTIKFWKVQEKNVKKISDMNIDPSKANGNG, encoded by the exons atggagTTGTACTCTTACAACTTTGTTTCCACAATGGACATAATTTCTGCTATTGAATTTGACAAGTCTGGTGATCATCTTGCTACCGGTGATCGCGGTGGTCGAGTAGTTCTCTTTGAACGGACAGATTCAAAAGAT CATGGATCAAGAAAGGATTTGGAAAGTACCGACTATTCTAATAGTCGACATCCTGAATTCAGATATAAAACCGAGTTTCAGAGTCACGAGCCTGAG TTTTACTATCTTAAGAGCTTGGAAATCGAAGAGAAAATTAACAAAATCAAATGGTGCCAAACAGCTAATGGTTCTGTATTCCTCCTATCTACAAATGACAAAACAATCAAATTTTGGAAG GTTCAAGAAAAGAATGTGAAGAAAATTTCTGACATGAATATTGACCCTTCAAAAGCAAATGGAAATGGATAA